A genomic window from Pseudomonas argentinensis includes:
- the ggpS gene encoding glucosylglycerol-phosphate synthase, translating to MLLATDLDGTFLAGDPEDRLSLYQTIAAHPEIQLAYVTGRSLEAVLPLLADPTLPQPDFIIADVGATFVHGDSLQPIQDLQGQVDARWPGESQVAQALEGFGLERQDVPQARRCSYFCTPEQAADPTLAEVAERLGCGLLYSADRYLDFLPRGVNKGTSLGALVDWLQLDDGEVLACGDTLNDLNMLDGTYKGVCVGESEPKLLKATEHQSWILQADRPGCGGILQAFVHFGFLDEHGIAAEKRTATEPGRAELVMVYHRLPYEEYRGADGKIQRRRPTSPNGIIPTLMSFFGDARPGSWVAWAVDEGADEPFETHTTVDAERYPKLTAARVALSKREVDIFYKRFSKEAFWPTLHTFWERARFDEDDWQVFLKVNRAFAERTAEEAAIGAVVWLHDYNLWMVPGYLRELRPDLRIAFFHHTYFPSADVFNVLPWRRQIIGSLLQCDYIGFHIPRQVENFVDVARGVTPLQTVSRQNCAPRFVTYGCAVGLERMTTAVDTDSRVVKLGAHPVGLDIDRVRNALAQNKTREQMANLRKELSGIKLVLSVERLDYTKGILEKLQAYERLLADNPELHKKITLVSICVPAAREMTIYDELQSQIEQAVGRINGRFARIGWTPVQFFFRSFPFDEVVAWYAMADVMWITPLRDGLNLVAKEFVVTQGLTRGQGVLALSEFAGAAAELKGALLTNPHDTADLAHTCYLALNMPKAEAKARLRELFDIVSYNDIRRWGDEFLAGVAEPEPVLKLAAG from the coding sequence ATGCTACTTGCAACCGATCTCGATGGAACCTTTCTCGCCGGTGATCCCGAGGACCGCCTGAGCCTTTACCAGACCATCGCCGCCCACCCGGAGATCCAGTTGGCCTACGTTACCGGGCGCAGCCTCGAAGCGGTCCTGCCGCTGTTGGCCGACCCGACCCTGCCGCAACCGGATTTCATCATCGCCGACGTCGGCGCCACCTTCGTACATGGCGACAGCCTGCAACCGATTCAGGATCTGCAGGGTCAGGTCGATGCCCGCTGGCCGGGCGAGAGCCAGGTGGCCCAGGCCCTGGAAGGCTTCGGCCTGGAGCGCCAGGACGTGCCCCAGGCGCGCCGCTGCTCGTACTTCTGCACACCTGAACAGGCCGCCGACCCGACCCTTGCCGAGGTCGCAGAAAGGCTAGGTTGCGGTCTGCTGTATTCCGCGGATCGCTACCTCGACTTTTTGCCCAGGGGCGTCAACAAGGGCACCAGCCTCGGGGCGCTGGTCGACTGGCTGCAGCTCGACGACGGCGAAGTGCTGGCCTGTGGCGACACCCTCAATGACCTGAATATGCTCGACGGCACCTACAAGGGCGTCTGCGTGGGCGAGTCCGAGCCCAAGCTGCTCAAGGCCACCGAGCACCAGTCGTGGATCCTGCAGGCGGATCGCCCCGGCTGTGGCGGCATTCTGCAGGCCTTCGTGCATTTCGGCTTTCTCGATGAGCACGGCATCGCCGCCGAGAAACGCACCGCCACCGAACCGGGGCGTGCCGAGCTGGTGATGGTCTATCACCGCCTGCCCTACGAGGAATATCGCGGCGCGGACGGCAAGATCCAGCGCCGCCGCCCAACCTCGCCCAACGGCATCATCCCCACCCTGATGAGTTTCTTCGGCGACGCGCGCCCGGGTTCCTGGGTGGCCTGGGCGGTCGATGAAGGCGCTGACGAGCCCTTCGAAACCCACACCACCGTGGACGCCGAGCGCTACCCGAAACTCACTGCCGCCCGGGTGGCGCTGAGCAAGAGGGAAGTCGACATCTTCTACAAGCGTTTCTCCAAGGAAGCCTTCTGGCCGACGCTGCACACCTTCTGGGAGCGCGCGCGCTTCGACGAGGACGACTGGCAGGTGTTTCTCAAGGTCAACCGCGCCTTCGCCGAGCGCACCGCCGAGGAAGCCGCCATCGGTGCCGTGGTCTGGCTGCACGACTACAACCTGTGGATGGTGCCGGGCTACCTGCGCGAGCTGCGCCCGGACCTGCGCATCGCCTTCTTCCACCACACCTACTTCCCGTCGGCGGACGTGTTCAACGTGTTGCCGTGGCGCCGGCAGATCATCGGCAGCCTGCTGCAGTGCGACTACATCGGCTTTCATATTCCCCGTCAGGTGGAGAACTTCGTCGACGTGGCCCGGGGCGTCACGCCGCTGCAGACCGTCAGCCGACAGAACTGCGCACCGCGTTTCGTCACCTACGGCTGCGCCGTGGGCCTGGAGCGAATGACCACCGCGGTGGACACCGACAGCCGGGTGGTCAAGCTCGGCGCCCACCCGGTCGGCCTGGATATCGACCGGGTGCGCAACGCCCTGGCCCAGAACAAGACCCGCGAACAGATGGCCAACCTGCGCAAGGAGCTGAGCGGCATCAAGCTGGTGTTGTCGGTCGAGCGCCTGGATTACACCAAGGGCATCCTGGAAAAACTGCAGGCCTACGAGCGCCTGCTGGCCGACAACCCGGAACTGCACAAGAAGATCACCCTGGTCAGCATCTGCGTGCCGGCCGCCCGGGAGATGACCATCTACGACGAACTGCAGTCGCAGATCGAACAGGCGGTCGGGCGCATCAATGGCCGCTTCGCACGGATCGGCTGGACGCCGGTGCAGTTCTTCTTCCGCAGCTTCCCGTTCGACGAGGTGGTGGCCTGGTACGCCATGGCCGACGTGATGTGGATCACCCCACTGCGCGACGGCCTCAACCTGGTGGCCAAGGAATTCGTCGTCACCCAGGGGCTCACCAGAGGCCAGGGCGTGCTGGCCCTGTCGGAATTCGCCGGCGCCGCCGCCGAACTCAAGGGCGCGCTGCTGACCAACCCCCACGACACCGCCGACCTGGCGCATACCTGCTACCTGGCGCTGAACATGCCCAAGGCCGAGGCCAAGGCGCGACTGCGCGAGCTGTTCGATATCGTCAGCTACAACGACATCCGCCGCTGGGGCGACGAGTTCCTGGCCGGCGTCGCCGAGCCGGAGCCGGTATTGAAGCTGGCGGCGGGCTGA
- the phhA gene encoding phenylalanine 4-monooxygenase: MKASQYVARQPDANGFIDYSEVEHRTWQTLIGRQLEVVEPRACQEYLDGIDKLALPRERIPQLPDINRVLQASTGWQVAQVPALIPFQRFFELLANRQFPVATFIRTEADLDYLQEPDIFHEIFGHCPLLTNPWFAEFTHTYGRLGLAASPQERVFLARLYWMTIEFGLVDTPAGRRIYGGGILSSPREAVYCLSGEPEHQPFDPVEAMRTPYRIDILQPLYFVLPDLQRLFAVAQQDIMGLVQQAMALGLHAPKFPPKAA, from the coding sequence ATGAAAGCCAGCCAATACGTTGCCAGGCAGCCTGACGCGAACGGCTTCATTGACTACAGCGAGGTCGAGCATCGCACCTGGCAGACGCTGATCGGGCGCCAGCTGGAGGTGGTCGAGCCACGGGCCTGCCAGGAGTACCTGGACGGCATCGACAAGCTCGCCCTGCCCCGTGAGCGCATTCCCCAACTGCCCGATATCAATCGCGTGCTGCAGGCCAGCACTGGCTGGCAGGTCGCCCAGGTGCCGGCGCTGATTCCGTTCCAGCGCTTCTTCGAGCTGCTCGCCAACCGGCAGTTTCCGGTGGCCACCTTTATCCGCACCGAAGCGGATCTGGACTACCTGCAGGAGCCGGATATCTTCCATGAGATATTCGGTCACTGCCCATTACTGACCAACCCCTGGTTCGCCGAATTCACCCACACCTACGGCCGCCTGGGCCTGGCTGCCAGCCCACAGGAACGGGTGTTCCTGGCGCGCCTGTACTGGATGACCATCGAATTCGGCCTGGTGGATACGCCCGCCGGCCGGCGCATTTACGGCGGCGGCATTCTCTCCTCGCCCAGGGAGGCGGTGTATTGTCTGTCCGGCGAACCCGAGCACCAGCCATTCGACCCCGTGGAAGCCATGCGCACGCCCTATCGCATCGACATTCTGCAGCCGCTGTACTTCGTGCTTCCGGACCTGCAGCGACTGTTCGCCGTGGCGCAACAGGACATCATGGGTCTGGTGCAGCAAGCCATGGCGCTCGGCCTGCATGCACCGAAATTTCCACCCAAGGCGGCCTGA
- the cobF gene encoding precorrin-6A synthase (deacetylating): MNDILIIGIGAGDPDYLTTQAIKALNRADVFFLLDKGEAKDKLIALRRLILDRYIAPDRQYRILEATNPERERDVANYDASIDSLNRDKQAVFEQLLGQLQDGETGAFLVWGDPSLYDSTIRILDGVIASGMPLDYEVIPGITSVQALTARHRIPLNQIGRAVQITTGRRLREGWPEGVDSVVVMLDAGESYRHLIDEDLHIYWGAYVGTPDEILISGTLAEVAEQIATTRAAAREANGWIMDSYLLRRGGREA, encoded by the coding sequence ATGAACGACATCCTGATCATCGGTATCGGTGCCGGTGACCCCGACTACCTCACCACCCAGGCGATCAAGGCGCTCAACCGCGCCGACGTGTTCTTCCTCCTCGACAAGGGTGAAGCCAAGGACAAGCTGATCGCCCTGCGCCGCCTGATCCTAGACCGCTATATAGCGCCGGACCGCCAGTACCGCATCCTTGAAGCGACCAACCCGGAACGCGAGCGCGATGTGGCGAATTACGACGCCAGCATCGACAGCCTCAATCGCGACAAGCAGGCGGTGTTCGAGCAGTTGCTCGGCCAGTTGCAGGATGGCGAAACCGGCGCCTTTCTGGTCTGGGGCGACCCGTCACTGTACGACAGCACCATCCGCATACTCGACGGGGTGATCGCCAGTGGCATGCCCCTCGACTATGAGGTGATTCCGGGCATCACCAGCGTGCAGGCACTTACCGCCCGCCACCGCATTCCCCTGAACCAGATCGGCCGCGCCGTGCAGATCACCACCGGCCGCCGCCTGCGCGAAGGCTGGCCAGAGGGCGTGGACAGCGTGGTGGTGATGCTCGATGCCGGGGAAAGCTATCGCCACCTGATCGACGAAGATCTGCACATCTACTGGGGGGCCTACGTCGGTACGCCGGATGAGATCCTTATCTCAGGAACGCTCGCCGAGGTGGCCGAGCAGATCGCCACGACCCGCGCTGCCGCGCGCGAGGCCAATGGCTGGATCATGGACAGCTACCTGCTGCGCCGCGGTGGGCGCGAAGCCTGA
- a CDS encoding 4a-hydroxytetrahydrobiopterin dehydratase, whose protein sequence is MTALSKATCEACSADAPKVSEAELAQLIKEIPDWNIEVRDGVMQLERAYAFRTFKHALAFTNAVGEIAETENHHPSLLTEWGKVTVTWWSHSIKGLHRNDFVMAARTDELAKAVEGRK, encoded by the coding sequence ATGACCGCACTGTCCAAAGCCACTTGCGAAGCCTGCAGCGCCGATGCGCCCAAAGTCAGCGAGGCCGAACTGGCACAGCTGATCAAGGAAATCCCGGACTGGAACATCGAGGTTCGTGACGGCGTGATGCAGCTCGAGCGGGCCTACGCCTTTCGCACTTTCAAGCATGCGCTGGCGTTCACCAATGCGGTGGGCGAGATCGCCGAGACCGAGAACCATCACCCGTCGCTGCTCACCGAATGGGGCAAGGTCACCGTGACCTGGTGGAGCCATTCCATCAAGGGCCTGCACCGCAACGACTTCGTCATGGCGGCACGCACCGACGAGCTGGCGAAGGCGGTCGAGGGGCGCAAGTAA
- a CDS encoding cysteine hydrolase family protein → MSSHPQTFYQLTGRGHAPASLSNATLLVIDAQEEYRSGVVQLPGLDAALVEIAKLLDAVRAQGGAIVHIKHLGIPGGLLDPRGPRGDHLPEVAPLPGEIVVEKRMPNAFSGTELHEKLQSLGHLDLIVCGFMTHSSISTTIRATKDYGYRCTVVDAACATRDLPTPDGKVISAADMHRVEMIALADNFAAWVPDANALL, encoded by the coding sequence ATGTCGTCCCACCCGCAAACGTTCTATCAGCTCACCGGCCGTGGCCACGCCCCCGCCAGCCTGAGCAATGCGACCCTGCTGGTCATCGATGCCCAGGAAGAGTACCGCAGCGGCGTGGTGCAACTGCCCGGCCTCGACGCGGCCCTGGTGGAGATCGCCAAGCTGCTCGACGCCGTGCGTGCCCAGGGCGGCGCCATCGTGCATATCAAGCACCTGGGCATTCCCGGTGGCCTGCTCGATCCACGCGGCCCCCGTGGCGATCACTTGCCGGAAGTGGCCCCGCTGCCCGGCGAAATCGTCGTCGAGAAGCGCATGCCAAACGCCTTTTCCGGCACCGAGCTGCACGAGAAGCTGCAGTCGCTCGGCCATCTGGACCTGATCGTGTGCGGCTTCATGACCCACTCGAGCATCAGCACCACCATTCGTGCCACCAAGGACTACGGCTACCGCTGCACCGTGGTCGATGCCGCCTGCGCCACCCGTGACCTGCCGACGCCGGATGGCAAGGTGATCAGCGCCGCCGACATGCACCGCGTGGAAATGATCGCCCTGGCCGACAACTTCGCCGCCTGGGTGCCGGACGCCAACGCCCTGCTGTAA
- a CDS encoding MFS transporter translates to MWSLIAPISSLLGGVALLLLGNGLLNTLLTLRGVAEGYSTGMLGLIMSGYFVGFLLGTWLAIPLVRRVGHIRAFSFCAALAAITALLHVLLVDPWVWLGLRVLYGLALVSLYMVIESWLNAQVPNDKRGQMFAVYMAVNLGALAAAQQLLNLAEPTDFLLFALAAMLISAALMPITLTRQPQPSVPDTLHTNLRAILGIAPLSIAAAGLSGLALGAFWGMAPVYASLNGFDAAGTGLMMSAAILGGALLQWPIGRFSDKHDRRWVLFWVVSAAVIVALAMSLLPAGRTLLGLMFLFGGLSFAIYPIAVAQLIDQLHRDEILSGSSSLLMVNGVGSVCGPLLAGLLMQHLGAAALPLYFAATLGLLSAYTFYRLRRVSDLVAGEQAHFVPMLRTSHTVLELMPDAPPADDDNDPGPDNRGRVQERAAASS, encoded by the coding sequence ATGTGGTCCTTGATTGCCCCTATCAGCTCGTTGCTGGGTGGGGTCGCATTACTCCTCCTCGGCAATGGCCTGCTCAACACCCTGCTGACCCTGCGTGGCGTCGCCGAAGGCTACTCCACCGGGATGCTCGGCCTGATCATGTCCGGGTACTTCGTCGGTTTTCTCCTCGGTACCTGGCTGGCGATTCCGCTGGTGCGCCGCGTGGGGCATATCCGTGCCTTCTCCTTCTGCGCCGCCCTCGCCGCCATCACCGCACTGCTCCATGTGCTGCTCGTCGATCCCTGGGTCTGGCTCGGCCTGCGGGTACTCTACGGCCTGGCGCTGGTCAGCCTGTACATGGTCATCGAGAGCTGGCTCAACGCCCAGGTGCCCAACGACAAACGCGGGCAGATGTTTGCCGTGTACATGGCGGTCAACCTCGGCGCCCTGGCGGCCGCCCAGCAACTGCTGAACCTCGCCGAGCCGACCGACTTCCTGCTGTTCGCCCTGGCGGCCATGCTGATCAGCGCAGCGCTGATGCCCATCACCCTGACCCGCCAGCCCCAGCCCAGCGTGCCGGACACCCTGCACACCAACCTGCGCGCCATCCTCGGCATCGCGCCGCTGTCGATTGCCGCTGCCGGCCTGTCCGGCCTGGCACTCGGCGCGTTCTGGGGCATGGCGCCAGTGTATGCCAGCCTCAACGGCTTCGACGCTGCCGGGACCGGCCTGATGATGAGCGCGGCCATTCTCGGCGGCGCATTGCTGCAATGGCCGATCGGGCGTTTTTCCGACAAGCACGACCGGCGCTGGGTGCTGTTCTGGGTGGTCAGCGCGGCGGTGATCGTCGCCCTGGCGATGAGCCTGCTGCCCGCCGGGCGCACGCTGCTGGGGCTGATGTTCCTGTTCGGTGGACTGTCGTTCGCCATCTACCCCATCGCCGTGGCGCAGCTGATCGATCAGCTTCACCGCGACGAGATTCTTTCCGGCTCCAGCAGCCTGCTGATGGTCAACGGCGTCGGCTCGGTGTGCGGCCCGCTGCTCGCCGGCCTGTTGATGCAGCACCTGGGCGCCGCCGCACTGCCGCTGTACTTCGCCGCCACCCTGGGGCTGCTGTCGGCCTACACCTTCTATCGTCTGCGTCGCGTCAGCGACCTGGTCGCCGGTGAACAGGCGCACTTCGTGCCGATGCTGCGCACCAGCCATACCGTGCTGGAACTGATGCCAGACGCCCCGCCGGCAGACGATGACAACGACCCGGGCCCCGATAACCGCGGCCGCGTGCAGGAGCGCGCGGCCGCTTCGTCGTAG
- the prmB gene encoding 50S ribosomal protein L3 N(5)-glutamine methyltransferase yields MNTRLRTLRDYIRWAVSRFQAEELFFGHGTDNAWDEARQLVLGALHLPWEIADSYLDCRLEDDEHLHLQTLLKRRIEDRVPTAYLLGEAWFCGLPFIVDERVLVPRSPIGELIEQRFSPWLAGEPARILDLCTGSGCIGIACAYEFLDAEVVLGDLSFEALEVANRNIERHGLEERVYTVQGDGFAGLPGQRFDLILSNPPYVDAEDFADMPAEYGHEPEMGLACGDDGLDLVRRMLAEAADHLTEKGLLIVEVGNSQVHVEALYPEVDFAWLDFARGGHGVFMLSAEQCREHQALFRERC; encoded by the coding sequence CTGAATACTCGCCTGCGCACCCTGCGTGACTACATTCGTTGGGCGGTTAGCCGTTTTCAGGCCGAGGAGCTGTTCTTCGGGCATGGCACCGACAACGCCTGGGACGAGGCCCGGCAACTGGTGCTCGGCGCCTTGCATCTGCCCTGGGAAATCGCCGACAGCTACTTGGATTGCCGCCTCGAAGACGATGAACACCTGCACCTGCAAACCCTGCTCAAGCGCCGCATCGAAGATCGCGTACCCACCGCCTATCTGCTCGGCGAGGCCTGGTTCTGCGGCTTGCCATTCATCGTCGACGAGCGCGTGCTGGTGCCCCGTTCCCCGATAGGCGAGTTGATCGAGCAGCGCTTCAGCCCCTGGCTGGCCGGCGAGCCGGCGCGGATTCTCGACCTGTGTACCGGCTCGGGCTGCATCGGTATCGCCTGCGCCTACGAGTTCCTCGACGCCGAAGTGGTGCTGGGTGACCTGTCCTTCGAGGCGCTGGAAGTGGCCAACCGCAATATCGAGCGTCACGGCCTCGAGGAACGGGTCTATACCGTGCAGGGTGACGGTTTTGCCGGGCTGCCGGGGCAGCGCTTCGACCTGATCCTGTCCAACCCGCCCTATGTGGATGCCGAGGATTTCGCCGATATGCCGGCCGAGTACGGGCACGAGCCGGAAATGGGCCTGGCCTGCGGTGACGATGGGCTGGACCTGGTGCGGCGGATGCTGGCCGAAGCGGCCGATCACCTGACCGAGAAAGGCCTGCTGATCGTCGAGGTGGGCAACAGCCAGGTGCATGTCGAGGCGCTGTACCCCGAAGTGGATTTCGCCTGGCTGGATTTCGCCCGCGGCGGCCATGGCGTGTTCATGCTGTCGGCCGAGCAGTGCCGTGAGCATCAGGCGCTGTTTCGCGAGCGCTGCTGA